The following proteins are encoded in a genomic region of Arachis ipaensis cultivar K30076 chromosome B02, Araip1.1, whole genome shotgun sequence:
- the LOC107627296 gene encoding probable leucine-rich repeat receptor-like protein kinase At1g35710: MFNSFLNGTLPLSITNLTQVHEFDVSRNDITGILDTLLFSDSSDDPKRGLISIRNLLFQDTHLSGTLRNKIGNIKNLTILALDANNFYGPIPPSLGNCTHLSVLRLNENQFSGTIPPSIGKLTNLTDVRFFANYLNGTVPRELRNLSSLVVLHLAENNFISELPPQVCKVGKLVNFSASSNRFTGPIPVSLKNCPSLYRVRIKYNMLTGYADEDFGVYPNLTYIDFSYNKIRGEISSSKKTKFYICIMSWHYGLIKCSWLYLV, translated from the coding sequence ATGTTTAATTCTTTCCTCAATGGAACTTTACCTCTTTCTATTACAAATTTGACTCAAGTTCATGAATTTGACGTGTCAAGAAATGACATAACAGGAATCTTAGATACTCTTTTGTTTTCTGATTCAAGTGATGATCCAAAAAGAGGCCTAATTAGTATTAGGAATCTTCTATTCCAAGATACCCACTTAAGTGGAACACTTCGTAATAAAATTGGTAACATTAAAAACTTGACTATTCTGGCTCTTGATGCTAACAATTTCTATGGACCTATTCCACCTTCTTTAGGAAATTGCACACATTTAAGTGTTCTTAGACTTAATGAGAATCAATTCTCAGGTACAATACCTCCTAGTATTGGCAAGTTAACTAACTTAACTGATGTGAGATTTTTTGCAAATTACTTGAATGGCACGGTACCTAGAGAACTCAGAAACTTGTCTTCTTTGGTTGTCCTGCATCTTGCTGAGAACAATTTCATTAGTGAGTTGCCACCTCAAGTGTGCAAAGTTGGAAAGCTTGTGAATTTCAGTGCTTCTTCTAACCGTTTCACCGGTCCAATTCCAGTTAGCCTTAAAAACTGTCCAAGTTTATACAGAGTTAGAATTAAATACAACATGCTTACAGGGTATGCTGATGAGGATTTTGGAGTGTATCCTAATCTAACATACATTGATTTCAGCTACAACAAGATTCGGGGTGAGATATCTTCGAGCAAAAAGACAAAGTTTTACATTTGTATTATGAGTTGGCATTATGGCCTCATCAAATGTAGTTGGCTTTATTTAGTGTGA